The genomic region GTTAAGATATGGTTTATATACTTTTTCAACAGATAAATCTATAATATTACTAAACGAAAATATTATCAAATTCAACATAACAAATACTAATATTAATTTCTTCATATTAAACACCTCTTGCTATCCTGCAATATTACTTAATATAATTTTTTTCTTTCTGAGATATTCTTCTTCGGTTATTTCTCCAGTAACAAATTTTTCATCTAATATATCAAGTGCTTTACTTTTTCTATTAGTTTCTTCTAACATCGGCTGTCGGTTTTGTCTATAATAATCTTCTGATCTTCTAGGATAATCCTCAGAATGATGATGTCGATTATTAAATAATCCTCTCCCATGATAACCAAATATTCCGCCTCCACATGACATATTCTCACCTCCTATATCTGAAAAGTTTTATAAATTCCAACTTTTTCTATGATTTCTGGAACATACTTTGTTTTTGCAACTTTTTTATCATACAAATGTATGAAATAATATGATATCAACATACCAGTTAATCCTAAAATAAAAGATATTATTTCATTTAAACCAAATGAGAATAGAAGTACAGTAATTATAACCATTGTCAGCAAAGGTATTCCATACATTATAAATGCTACCTTGGATTCCAGCGAATCTATTTTTTTTATATAAACAAATTCATTTCTATTTAAATCTAATTTATTGGAATTAATTGCTTTAATTTTTCTATTTGGATCTCCTGTTAAATTACATGAACCTTTTATTGCACATGAACTACAATTTGACGCTTCAAGAGCCTGCAAATATACATATTCTTCATCTATATCAACTATTCTCATTAATTCATTCATAAAAATCACCTCATATATTCCAGATATTCATAAATATTTCCATCATTCAATAAGTTTCTTTTTCCTTAAATATTCTTCTTCTGTAATTTCACCATTTACAAATTTTTCATTTAATATTTTTAAAGCTTCTTTTTTGGAATCTTCTGTACTATTTTGAAATTCTCCTAATTTTTTAGCTGCATCAGGATTTTTCATAAAATACCAGATTATAAATAGTATTAATATAAGAAACAAAAACATCATACCAATCACCTCACTTTAAATTTTTTAAAATTAATTCTTTTTTTCTGATATACTCATCTTCTGTAATTTCACCTTTGACCAATTTTTCATTTAAAATCTTTAATACATCGTAATCTTCATTTTTACTACTTCTATTAATATTTTTAAAATTAAAATTTCCATTAAAAAATATCTTTTTTATTACAAAATAAATCACCACAAGAAATATTATTAAAAATATAAAACTTATAAATGATCCTATTAAACTATATCCTCCAAAACCATACGGCCCAAAACCTGACCAACCCCAACCATGCATCATAATTTCATCTCCTTTCTTTAAAGATTATCAATAACTCTTGTTAAAGCATCTTCAATTTCTTTAGCTATTTCATATACTTTTTCATTATTTGATGATTCCATTGCTACTGTTGGTTTTATTGCTGCAATAACTGTTTTTTCATCTTTTTCATACACTATTACATTACATGGTAAAAATAAACCTATATTTTCTTCTGCTAATATTGCTTTGTGGGCATTCTTTGGGTTACATGCTCCTAATATTGTGTATTTTTTAAATTCTATACCCAATTTTGCTTTAAATTTTTCATTTAAATCTATTCTTGTTAAAATTCCAAATCCTTCTTTTTGTAACTCTGTATTTATTTTTGATATTGCTTCTTCAAATCCATAATTTGTTTCTTTTAATATTCCATATTTCATAATTTCCACCTCCTTTTATTTTTTAACACCCCCATACGGGTGGGACAATTGTAGTATAACATACATTCCTTAAAATTTCCTTAGAATTATTCATTTTCTGAAATTAATTTTTCTATATAATTTATTTCCTCTACAACATCATTTAATTTTCTTACAACCACATTCACATTTAAACCTTTATCTTTACAGCTATCTTTTAAACTACTCATTTTTGCACAACAAATATCAAATCCAAAATTTTTTAATTCATCAAATAATTTATTATCCATATCCATAATTTCTTTTAAACTCATATTTTCATTTATTTCTGGCAACATGTTTATTCGCCTCCTTATAAATTTTTACTTATATAATTCATTACCTCTTCCAATTCTAATATTTTTACATTTATCTCTTTTGGATCATTTGAATAGGCAGCGTTTTTGACACAACTTTCAAGATGATTATTCAATATTTTTGTATTTGCTTTTTTTAATAATGCAACAGAAGCTAATATTTGCCTCGATATATCTATACAATATCTGTTATCTTCAATCATTCTTATTATTGCTTCTATTTGCCCTTTTGCTGTTTTTAATATATTTAAACTATTTTTATTATTATGCATTGTTTTTCACCTCGTTTTTTATAATCTAAGGAGAGGTCCTCTCCTTAGATTTTTTAATGACAATGTCCTTTATGATGCATTTTTTTATGTTTCATATGATGTCCATGACTTTCATGAATGTTTTCATGATGTTCATCCTCATCTTTTATTTCTTTAACATCATAACCTGCTTCATCTATAGCTTCTTTAATAGCTTCATCTTTTAAAACATCTCCTTCTATAACTGCTTTTCCAATTTCAACAGATAACACATTTACATTTTCTAATTTTTCTAATTCTTTTCTTACTCTTTTTACACAATGCTCACATGACATACCTTCAATAATAATTACTTTTTTCATAATATCTCCTCCTTTTAATTTTTAGGTTTAAAGTTTTTTAATCTAAGTGCATTCAATAAAACTGATACAGAACTGAAAGACATTGCTGCTGCTGCAATCATAGGACTTAATAATGGACCACCAAAAACATGTAATAAACCTGCTGCTATTGGAATACCTGCTGTATTGTAACCAAATGCCCAGAATAAGTTTTGTTTAATGTTTCTTATTGTAGCTTTACTTAATTGAATAGCAGTAACTACATCTTCAAGATCACTTTTCATTAAAACTATATCCGCTGATTCCATTGCAACATCTGTACCAGAACCTATTGCTATACCAACATCTGCCTGAGCT from Marinitoga aeolica harbors:
- a CDS encoding SHOCT domain-containing protein translates to MSCGGGIFGYHGRGLFNNRHHHSEDYPRRSEDYYRQNRQPMLEETNRKSKALDILDEKFVTGEITEEEYLRKKKIILSNIAG
- a CDS encoding SoxR reducing system RseC family protein; translation: MNELMRIVDIDEEYVYLQALEASNCSSCAIKGSCNLTGDPNRKIKAINSNKLDLNRNEFVYIKKIDSLESKVAFIMYGIPLLTMVIITVLLFSFGLNEIISFILGLTGMLISYYFIHLYDKKVAKTKYVPEIIEKVGIYKTFQI
- a CDS encoding SHOCT domain-containing protein, which codes for MMFLFLILILFIIWYFMKNPDAAKKLGEFQNSTEDSKKEALKILNEKFVNGEITEEEYLRKKKLIE
- a CDS encoding SHOCT domain-containing protein: MMHGWGWSGFGPYGFGGYSLIGSFISFIFLIIFLVVIYFVIKKIFFNGNFNFKNINRSSKNEDYDVLKILNEKLVKGEITEDEYIRKKELILKNLK
- a CDS encoding DUF302 domain-containing protein, with the translated sequence MKYGILKETNYGFEEAISKINTELQKEGFGILTRIDLNEKFKAKLGIEFKKYTILGACNPKNAHKAILAEENIGLFLPCNVIVYEKDEKTVIAAIKPTVAMESSNNEKVYEIAKEIEDALTRVIDNL
- a CDS encoding metal-sensing transcriptional repressor; translation: MHNNKNSLNILKTAKGQIEAIIRMIEDNRYCIDISRQILASVALLKKANTKILNNHLESCVKNAAYSNDPKEINVKILELEEVMNYISKNL
- a CDS encoding heavy-metal-associated domain-containing protein, producing MKKVIIIEGMSCEHCVKRVRKELEKLENVNVLSVEIGKAVIEGDVLKDEAIKEAIDEAGYDVKEIKDEDEHHENIHESHGHHMKHKKMHHKGHCH